A part of Flavobacteriaceae bacterium GSB9 genomic DNA contains:
- a CDS encoding 1-acyl-sn-glycerol-3-phosphate acyltransferase: MQKLLSYPLSVLYYLCFGLTLVIFHPIQWVCFNLFGYFTHKKSVDALQWSLMRCGNILGTRYSFKNNFEIPTNKPLIIVANHQSFHDIYPLTWFMRKHHPKFISKIELGKGIPSVSYNLRHGGAALIDRKNPRQSLPALMKFGEYIETNKRAAVIFPEGTRSKTGKPKPFQTRGLDILFKKIPSAIVVPVTINNSWKMFRYGSFPLGLGNHLTFTVHKPIELATFVNKADLIKDIESAITKHIKF; the protein is encoded by the coding sequence ATGCAAAAACTATTGTCATATCCATTATCTGTATTGTACTATTTGTGCTTCGGACTAACTTTGGTTATTTTTCACCCCATCCAATGGGTTTGTTTTAACCTATTTGGTTATTTTACCCACAAAAAAAGTGTTGATGCCTTACAATGGTCTTTAATGCGATGTGGTAACATTTTAGGAACAAGATATTCTTTCAAAAACAATTTTGAAATCCCAACAAACAAACCGTTAATTATAGTGGCCAACCATCAAAGTTTTCACGATATCTATCCACTAACATGGTTTATGCGTAAGCACCATCCTAAATTTATAAGTAAAATTGAATTAGGGAAAGGGATTCCAAGTGTGTCGTACAACCTGCGCCATGGTGGAGCCGCACTTATAGACCGTAAAAACCCAAGACAATCTTTACCTGCTTTGATGAAATTTGGCGAATATATTGAAACCAATAAACGCGCTGCCGTAATTTTCCCTGAAGGCACGCGAAGTAAAACTGGAAAACCAAAGCCTTTTCAAACTCGAGGTTTAGATATTTTGTTTAAAAAAATACCTTCGGCTATTGTGGTCCCCGTAACAATTAACAATTCCTGGAAAATGTTCCGATATGGAAGCTTCCCACTAGGGCTGGGTAATCATTTAACATTTACTGTGCATAAACCCATAGAATTGGCTACCTTTGTTAATAAGGCAGATTTAATAAAGGATATTGAATCTGCCATAACAAAACACATAAAATTTTAA
- a CDS encoding AraC family transcriptional regulator encodes MMNKKPTLKKISPSFGSSLFVKQHIESVDRNSAYWHFHPELELIYINKGQGKTHIGNHLSYFNNSQLILIGSNLPHNGFTDRLTANGTETTIQFKSNFLGDDFLTVPEMAGIVALFERAKKGIRFKVETKKKIGPKIEKLKQQDGLKRVLKFLEILNYLAKTDDYSLLNADGFAFETEAQDSSKIDIIFKYVNKNFQNHISLDEIADEVSMTVPAFCRYFKKSTGKTFTQLVNEYRVVHATKLLNESQMSIADICYECGFNNFSHFNKQFNEITGKSASNYRKEIKLMIQTK; translated from the coding sequence ATGATGAATAAGAAACCAACATTAAAAAAGATAAGTCCAAGTTTCGGGAGTTCTTTATTTGTAAAACAACATATAGAGTCGGTTGATCGAAACAGTGCGTATTGGCATTTCCACCCAGAATTAGAGTTAATCTATATTAACAAAGGTCAAGGTAAAACGCATATAGGCAACCATTTATCCTATTTTAACAACAGTCAGTTAATATTAATTGGTTCTAATTTACCACACAATGGTTTTACTGATCGCTTAACGGCAAACGGAACCGAGACAACCATACAATTTAAGTCCAACTTTTTGGGTGACGATTTTTTAACCGTGCCCGAAATGGCAGGAATTGTAGCATTGTTTGAACGTGCCAAAAAAGGCATCCGCTTCAAAGTGGAAACCAAAAAGAAAATAGGGCCAAAAATTGAAAAACTTAAACAACAAGATGGGTTGAAGCGCGTTTTAAAGTTTTTGGAAATATTGAACTATTTGGCAAAAACCGATGATTATAGCTTGCTTAATGCAGATGGTTTTGCTTTTGAGACCGAAGCTCAAGACAGCTCTAAAATCGATATCATATTTAAATATGTAAACAAAAACTTCCAAAATCACATTTCTTTAGATGAAATAGCAGATGAGGTAAGCATGACTGTCCCTGCATTTTGTAGGTATTTTAAAAAATCTACGGGTAAAACATTTACACAGTTGGTAAACGAATACCGTGTAGTGCACGCTACTAAGCTGCTGAACGAAAGCCAAATGAGTATTGCCGATATTTGTTACGAATGCGGTTTCAACAATTTTTCACATTTCAATAAGCAGTTTAATGAAATAACAGGTAAAAGTGCCTCAAACTATAGAAAGGAAATAAAACTGATGATACAAACCAAATAG
- a CDS encoding MATE family efflux transporter: MAKISSQELGTEPIGKLLIKQAVPASIGILVMSLNILVDTIFVGNWIGSIAIAAINVVLPVSFFIAALGMSIGVGGSSIISRALGADNKNKALKTFGNQITLTLLLTIVMVIVGLWFIEGIVPAFGGKGAILEPAKIYYTIVLYGVPFLALCMMGNTVIRAEGKPKFAMYAMMIPSVTNLVLDYLLINVMDLGMEGAAWATTGSYLLCFVFILWFFLSQNSELKIGFSHFGLEKSIVSEISSLGFVTLSRQAIVSITYLFMNNILFDLGGETSVTAYAIVGRMLMFALFPVYGITQGFLPIAGFNYGALKYDRVKQTINTAIKYAAGLATLVFILLMVFPEAITKLFTHDTEVIKETPSAMRWVFAATPIIALQLIGAAYFQAIGKARQALLLTLCRQGFFFIPLILILPLFWGELGVWVSFPISDVLATIVTGYFLNREIIKNLKTENNTLSTNS; this comes from the coding sequence ATGGCAAAAATTTCGTCGCAAGAATTAGGTACAGAACCCATTGGCAAGTTGCTTATAAAACAAGCCGTGCCGGCATCAATTGGTATTTTGGTGATGTCGCTTAATATTCTTGTCGATACTATTTTTGTGGGCAATTGGATAGGCTCTATTGCTATTGCTGCTATAAACGTGGTATTGCCAGTGTCGTTCTTCATTGCGGCTTTAGGTATGTCAATAGGTGTGGGCGGGTCGTCCATAATCTCGCGGGCACTTGGTGCCGATAATAAAAACAAAGCGCTTAAAACCTTTGGGAACCAAATTACATTAACCTTACTGCTAACCATAGTTATGGTCATTGTAGGGCTTTGGTTTATTGAAGGTATTGTCCCTGCTTTTGGAGGTAAGGGCGCCATTTTAGAGCCTGCCAAAATATATTATACTATTGTGCTTTACGGCGTGCCGTTTTTAGCACTATGTATGATGGGAAATACGGTTATTAGGGCAGAGGGCAAGCCTAAATTTGCCATGTATGCTATGATGATTCCGTCGGTGACAAATTTGGTATTGGATTACTTGTTAATCAATGTTATGGATTTAGGCATGGAAGGTGCAGCTTGGGCGACCACGGGGTCTTATCTGTTGTGTTTTGTTTTTATTTTATGGTTCTTTTTATCTCAAAATTCCGAATTAAAAATTGGGTTTTCGCATTTCGGATTGGAAAAGTCCATTGTTTCAGAAATAAGCTCATTGGGTTTTGTAACGCTATCTAGGCAAGCTATTGTAAGTATTACCTATTTGTTTATGAACAATATTTTGTTTGATTTGGGAGGCGAAACCTCGGTAACGGCCTATGCCATTGTTGGGCGTATGCTCATGTTTGCTTTGTTTCCGGTTTATGGCATCACGCAAGGGTTTTTGCCTATTGCCGGGTTTAATTATGGCGCACTAAAATACGATCGCGTGAAACAAACCATAAATACAGCCATAAAATATGCAGCAGGTCTGGCTACACTGGTGTTCATATTGCTCATGGTTTTTCCAGAAGCCATAACCAAACTGTTTACCCATGATACTGAGGTAATAAAAGAAACACCATCTGCTATGCGTTGGGTTTTTGCCGCTACACCTATAATTGCTCTTCAACTTATTGGGGCGGCTTATTTTCAAGCGATTGGCAAGGCTAGGCAGGCCCTTTTGCTAACCTTGTGCCGGCAGGGGTTTTTCTTTATTCCGCTTATTTTAATATTACCGTTGTTTTGGGGCGAACTAGGTGTGTGGGTGTCCTTTCCTATTTCTGATGTTTTGGCCACTATCGTAACGGGCTATTTTTTAAATAGAGAAATTATTAAGAACTTGAAAACAGAAAACAATACCTTATCCACAAATAGCTAA
- the hemH gene encoding ferrochelatase, with amino-acid sequence MKKGILLVNLGSPDSPTPKDVKKYLGEFLMDERVIDIPLLARTALVKGIILKTRPKQSAAAYKKIWWDEGSPLIVISERLQNKIQKQVDVPVGLAMRYGSMTIKKGLQALVDQGVEEVLLFPLYPQFAMATTETITVLAEALRQEHFPQLKIESVPAFYNKPDYIEVLSNSIKTHLEGKNYEHLLFSYHGVPERHIRKSDVTKSHCKIDGSCCITPSKAHEYCYRHQCLEVTRLVAEKLQLKESTYSTSFQSRLGFDPWLQPYTDRTIERLGKQGIKNMAIVTPAFVSDCLETLEEIAMEGQEIFHEMGGEEFITIPCLNDDKEFVDLLSKWINQWATSNVEVG; translated from the coding sequence ATGAAAAAAGGAATTTTATTGGTTAATTTGGGTTCGCCCGATAGCCCAACACCCAAGGACGTAAAAAAGTATTTGGGCGAATTTTTAATGGACGAGCGTGTTATTGATATTCCACTTTTGGCCAGAACAGCTTTGGTTAAAGGGATTATATTAAAAACACGCCCCAAACAATCGGCGGCTGCCTACAAGAAAATATGGTGGGATGAAGGCTCGCCTTTAATTGTGATTTCCGAAAGGCTACAGAACAAAATTCAAAAACAGGTTGATGTTCCTGTAGGATTGGCTATGCGTTACGGGAGCATGACTATTAAAAAAGGTCTTCAGGCATTGGTCGATCAAGGCGTTGAGGAGGTATTGCTCTTTCCGCTTTATCCGCAGTTTGCCATGGCAACTACCGAAACCATTACGGTTTTGGCCGAAGCATTGCGCCAAGAACATTTTCCGCAGTTAAAAATAGAATCTGTTCCTGCTTTTTATAACAAACCAGACTATATTGAAGTGCTTTCAAACTCTATAAAAACCCATTTAGAAGGCAAAAATTATGAACATTTGCTTTTTTCTTACCACGGCGTTCCAGAGCGTCATATTCGTAAAAGCGATGTAACCAAGTCGCATTGTAAAATAGATGGAAGTTGTTGTATTACCCCATCTAAGGCACACGAGTATTGTTACCGCCACCAGTGTTTGGAAGTTACCCGATTGGTGGCCGAAAAACTTCAGCTTAAAGAAAGCACGTATTCTACCTCGTTTCAATCGCGTTTAGGTTTCGACCCTTGGTTGCAGCCTTACACAGACCGTACCATTGAGCGCCTTGGCAAACAGGGCATAAAAAACATGGCCATTGTAACGCCGGCATTTGTTAGCGATTGTTTGGAAACTTTAGAAGAAATAGCCATGGAAGGCCAAGAAATTTTCCATGAAATGGGTGGTGAAGAATTCATTACCATACCTTGCTTAAATGACGATAAGGAGTTTGTAGATTTACTGTCAAAGTGGATCAACCAATGGGCAACTTCTAATGTTGAGGTAGGCTAA
- a CDS encoding CopD family protein: MEYYAYIKSFHLIFVITWFAGLFYIPRLFVYQIEAFHKPSPEKEILGKQLKLMAKRLWYIITWPSAILATVFAIWLLILQPYWLQQPWMHVKLTFVVLLFIYHLKTHQYFKQLQNDVVKKSSSFMRIWNEGATFILFAVVFLVVLKSAINWVWGVIGIFVLGILIMLGFKIYKNIREKNPDA, translated from the coding sequence ATGGAATATTACGCTTATATTAAATCTTTTCACCTCATATTTGTTATTACGTGGTTTGCAGGTTTGTTCTATATTCCGCGATTGTTTGTTTATCAAATTGAAGCCTTTCATAAACCATCGCCCGAAAAAGAAATTTTAGGTAAGCAGCTTAAACTTATGGCCAAACGCTTATGGTATATTATTACCTGGCCATCGGCTATACTCGCTACTGTTTTTGCTATTTGGTTGCTGATTTTACAGCCTTATTGGCTGCAACAACCTTGGATGCATGTAAAACTAACTTTCGTGGTCTTACTTTTTATTTACCACTTAAAAACGCATCAATACTTTAAACAGTTACAAAATGATGTTGTAAAAAAATCTTCCAGTTTTATGCGTATCTGGAACGAGGGCGCTACATTTATACTGTTTGCTGTAGTTTTCTTGGTAGTTTTAAAAAGTGCCATAAATTGGGTTTGGGGCGTTATAGGTATTTTTGTTTTGGGAATTCTTATTATGCTCGGGTTTAAAATTTACAAAAATATTCGGGAGAAAAACCCCGATGCCTAA
- a CDS encoding enoyl-CoA hydratase-related protein has product MSYNNILSEQNNGISTITINRPKKLNALNQETIKELHEAFKAADEDKTTNVILVTGSGEKAFVAGADISEFANYNVSQGKKLAANGQNILFDFVENLSTPVIAAVNGFALGGGLELAMACHFRVASDNAKMGLPEVSLGVIPGYGGTQRLPQLIGKGRAMELIMTAGMIDAHKALNYGLVNHVTTQEELLPLCQKIAGKILNNSSVAIRAAINAINANYKDGVNGFDEEINAFGSCFGTEDFTEGTTAFLEKRKADFPGK; this is encoded by the coding sequence ATGAGTTACAATAATATTTTATCCGAACAAAACAATGGTATATCAACCATTACCATAAATCGGCCAAAAAAACTAAATGCACTTAATCAAGAAACTATTAAAGAGCTTCATGAGGCATTTAAAGCGGCTGATGAAGACAAAACCACAAACGTTATACTGGTCACCGGAAGCGGTGAAAAAGCATTTGTAGCTGGCGCCGATATCAGCGAATTTGCCAATTATAATGTTAGCCAAGGAAAAAAATTGGCGGCCAATGGCCAAAACATATTATTCGATTTTGTAGAAAATCTATCCACACCTGTTATTGCGGCCGTAAACGGTTTTGCATTGGGCGGCGGACTGGAGTTGGCTATGGCCTGCCATTTTAGGGTGGCCAGCGATAATGCCAAAATGGGGTTGCCCGAAGTATCGTTGGGCGTTATCCCTGGGTATGGTGGCACGCAACGTTTGCCACAACTTATTGGTAAGGGCCGTGCTATGGAACTCATTATGACGGCTGGTATGATAGATGCCCATAAAGCACTAAACTACGGTTTGGTAAACCATGTAACGACACAAGAGGAGTTACTGCCGCTTTGCCAAAAAATAGCAGGTAAAATTTTAAATAATTCTTCAGTGGCCATTAGAGCCGCTATTAACGCCATAAATGCCAATTATAAAGATGGTGTAAACGGTTTTGATGAAGAAATTAATGCCTTTGGCAGTTGTTTTGGTACTGAAGATTTTACCGAGGGTACTACCGCGTTTTTAGAAAAACGAAAGGCCGATTTTCCTGGGAAGTAG
- a CDS encoding ATP-binding protein, whose amino-acid sequence MKLKKLSLRTRIFLAMILLVLLASILISVVSIYQYREQSQDYHKGRLERKEGSVQAHIKRVLTGRQNTWEVKTENIPYIFKEEVYNIADIHKLQINIYDLEGSLLITSKAGLQINAVDKCIDTNILNAINNTVEFNNDVEIARHRYVDKRKENGEIFQSSYTFILDQKSKPLAILNIPYLEKDDFLDKELEEFLTRIGYAFALVLLMAIAIAFLLSKYITKSLKAISDKINTTRLEKRNEKIEVNDTSEEITTLVNSYNSMIDELEESAIQLARSEREQAWREMAKQVAHEIKNPLTPMRLTVQNFQRKFDPNNENIHTKLDEYSKTLIQQIDTMSAIASAFSNFAKMPAQQSETLNVVKIVKLALDIFNEGYIVFSADAEEIIAKLDRSQLIRVVTNLVKNAIQAIPDTKDPKIEVHVGATENHAIITVSDNGMGVSEENKDKVFEPKFTTKSSGMGLGLAMVKNIVETYNGSISFETEKGKGTTFTVKFPRA is encoded by the coding sequence ATGAAACTAAAAAAACTGTCCTTACGCACCCGTATATTTTTGGCCATGATTCTTTTGGTGTTGTTGGCCTCCATTCTTATTTCGGTGGTTTCCATTTATCAATATCGCGAACAGAGTCAAGATTATCATAAAGGCCGTTTAGAGCGTAAAGAAGGCAGTGTTCAGGCCCATATAAAACGCGTTTTGACGGGCAGGCAGAACACCTGGGAAGTAAAAACAGAAAACATTCCATACATCTTTAAGGAAGAGGTTTATAATATTGCAGATATTCATAAACTACAAATCAATATTTACGATTTAGAAGGCAGCTTGCTAATAACATCAAAAGCCGGTTTGCAAATCAATGCCGTAGATAAATGTATAGATACCAATATTTTAAACGCTATAAATAATACCGTAGAGTTTAATAATGACGTTGAAATAGCCCGACACCGTTATGTGGACAAACGCAAGGAAAATGGTGAAATTTTTCAGTCGTCGTACACCTTTATTTTAGATCAAAAGTCGAAACCACTAGCCATTTTAAACATTCCGTATTTAGAAAAAGACGATTTTTTGGATAAAGAGCTTGAAGAGTTTTTAACCCGAATTGGTTATGCTTTTGCCTTGGTGCTGCTCATGGCTATTGCCATTGCTTTTTTATTGTCTAAATACATAACCAAATCGTTAAAGGCGATAAGCGATAAGATTAACACCACCCGACTTGAAAAGCGGAACGAAAAAATTGAAGTAAATGATACTAGTGAAGAGATTACAACTTTAGTAAACTCGTACAATAGTATGATTGATGAGTTAGAGGAAAGTGCAATACAATTGGCACGCAGTGAGCGTGAACAGGCATGGCGCGAAATGGCCAAACAGGTAGCCCACGAAATTAAAAACCCCTTAACGCCCATGCGGTTGACCGTTCAGAATTTCCAACGGAAATTTGATCCCAATAATGAAAATATCCATACCAAATTAGACGAATACAGTAAAACGCTCATTCAGCAAATTGATACGATGAGCGCCATTGCATCGGCGTTTTCAAATTTTGCCAAAATGCCGGCTCAGCAAAGCGAAACGCTAAACGTGGTGAAAATCGTTAAATTGGCTTTGGATATTTTCAATGAAGGCTATATTGTTTTTAGTGCCGATGCCGAAGAAATCATTGCAAAACTAGATCGGTCACAACTCATTCGTGTGGTAACCAATCTGGTGAAAAATGCCATTCAGGCCATTCCTGATACGAAAGACCCAAAAATAGAAGTCCATGTGGGAGCAACTGAAAACCATGCCATAATTACTGTTAGCGATAACGGCATGGGCGTTTCTGAGGAAAACAAAGACAAGGTTTTCGAACCTAAGTTTACCACAAAAAGTAGCGGAATGGGCTTAGGTCTGGCTATGGTAAAAAACATTGTAGAAACTTATAACGGAAGCATTTCGTTTGAAACGGAAAAAGGAAAAGGCACCACTTTTACGGTAAAATTTCCAAGAGCATAA
- a CDS encoding HD domain-containing protein has translation MLKQQEIIVSKTKAFVKNTLTNAEGGHDWFHTQRVLNNALLIANNEHADKFVVSLGALLHDIADSKFYSGDETIGPKIAHKFLSNLNVDPEVTEHVVKIIENISFKGGNEVQKFKSPELEVIQDADRLDAIGAMGIARCFSYGGFKNRALYDPEIKPNLNMSKAEYKNSNAPTINHFYEKLLLLKDRMNTKTGKNIAIERHNYMLQFLDQFFREWNGVSYLQQSFKSPS, from the coding sequence ATGTTAAAGCAGCAAGAAATAATAGTAAGTAAAACTAAAGCATTCGTAAAAAATACCTTAACCAATGCCGAAGGTGGTCACGACTGGTTCCATACACAACGTGTGCTTAACAATGCATTACTCATAGCTAACAATGAACACGCAGATAAATTTGTGGTTTCGTTAGGCGCACTACTTCATGATATTGCTGACAGCAAATTCTATAGCGGCGATGAAACTATTGGTCCCAAAATAGCCCATAAATTTTTATCCAACCTAAATGTTGACCCAGAAGTTACTGAGCACGTTGTAAAAATTATTGAAAACATTTCGTTTAAGGGCGGTAATGAGGTTCAAAAATTTAAATCGCCTGAGTTGGAGGTTATTCAGGATGCCGACCGACTCGATGCTATTGGCGCCATGGGCATTGCACGCTGCTTCAGCTACGGTGGTTTTAAAAACAGGGCGCTTTACGACCCAGAAATTAAGCCTAACCTAAATATGAGCAAGGCTGAGTATAAAAACTCTAATGCACCCACCATAAATCATTTTTACGAAAAGTTGTTACTGCTAAAAGATAGAATGAATACCAAAACCGGTAAAAATATAGCTATTGAGAGGCATAATTACATGCTTCAGTTTTTAGACCAATTTTTTAGAGAATGGAATGGCGTTTCGTATTTGCAACAATCTTTTAAATCGCCATCATAA
- a CDS encoding acyl-ACP desaturase produces MSLKNKRLEVMQFLEKDVDALMQKYLIPIDTIWQPTDFLPDSEGTDENFFEEVKEIRELAKELPYDFWVVLVGDMITEEALPTYESWLMDVEGVNQVDDGGNGWSKWVKQWTAEENRHGDVLNKYLYLSGRVNMKEIEKTTQHLIADGFDIGTDRDPYKNFVYTSFQELATYVSHNRVAKIARKKGNKRLAKMCQIISGDEMRHHHAYSDFVDRIFKVDPSQMMMAFHYMMKQKITMPAHFLRESGGKIGTAFEEFSNTAQRIGVYTSTDYVDILQKLIERWKIDKITGLNDEAEKARDYLMKLPARMYRISERMKIPENSFQFKWVEPAVNK; encoded by the coding sequence ATGTCTTTAAAGAATAAGAGGTTAGAAGTGATGCAGTTTTTGGAAAAAGACGTTGATGCTTTAATGCAAAAATATCTAATACCTATTGATACCATTTGGCAACCCACTGATTTTTTGCCAGATTCTGAAGGTACGGACGAAAACTTTTTTGAAGAAGTAAAAGAAATAAGAGAACTGGCCAAAGAACTCCCATACGACTTTTGGGTGGTTTTAGTTGGCGATATGATTACCGAGGAAGCCCTGCCAACCTACGAATCGTGGCTTATGGATGTTGAGGGTGTTAATCAGGTTGATGATGGTGGCAACGGCTGGTCTAAATGGGTAAAACAATGGACGGCTGAGGAAAATCGCCATGGCGATGTCCTCAACAAATATTTATACCTATCTGGAAGGGTTAACATGAAGGAAATTGAAAAAACCACGCAGCATCTCATCGCCGATGGTTTTGATATTGGCACAGACCGTGACCCCTACAAAAACTTCGTTTATACGAGTTTCCAAGAGTTGGCCACCTATGTATCGCACAACCGCGTGGCTAAAATTGCCCGTAAAAAAGGCAATAAACGTTTGGCCAAAATGTGTCAGATTATTTCGGGCGACGAAATGCGCCACCACCACGCCTATTCCGATTTTGTAGACCGTATTTTTAAAGTGGACCCCAGCCAAATGATGATGGCCTTTCACTACATGATGAAACAAAAAATTACTATGCCGGCCCATTTTTTAAGAGAGTCGGGTGGCAAAATAGGTACAGCTTTTGAAGAGTTCTCGAATACAGCCCAACGCATTGGAGTTTATACCTCAACCGATTATGTTGATATTCTTCAAAAATTAATAGAACGCTGGAAAATTGATAAAATTACTGGCTTAAATGACGAGGCCGAAAAAGCCAGAGACTATCTCATGAAACTTCCTGCAAGGATGTATCGCATATCGGAACGCATGAAAATCCCAGAGAATTCATTTCAATTTAAATGGGTAGAACCTGCTGTGAATAAATAA
- a CDS encoding helix-turn-helix transcriptional regulator — MGENLNKIITKTATQWKTRAKQDRNNRRNITRAQAFALELMDYMDLHNIKQTDLANKMGVSAQQVNKILRAKANLTFETLDKIADALEVNIPAPKIREIKSSHSSIVHYSMQIVHKRKHKVIEENITSKIINKQNAVLNTSMENLDLYTYTANQI, encoded by the coding sequence ATGGGAGAAAACCTAAATAAAATAATTACCAAAACTGCTACGCAGTGGAAAACTAGAGCTAAACAAGACCGTAATAATAGAAGAAATATTACAAGAGCACAGGCATTTGCTTTAGAGCTAATGGATTATATGGATTTGCATAATATTAAACAAACAGATTTAGCAAATAAAATGGGAGTAAGTGCTCAACAGGTGAATAAAATATTACGAGCAAAAGCTAATCTAACTTTTGAAACATTAGATAAAATTGCTGATGCATTAGAAGTTAATATTCCGGCCCCAAAAATAAGAGAAATCAAAAGTTCTCATTCCTCAATCGTACATTATTCAATGCAAATTGTACATAAACGTAAACATAAAGTTATAGAAGAAAATATAACATCAAAAATAATAAATAAACAGAATGCAGTTTTGAATACTAGTATGGAAAACTTGGATTTATATACCTATACAGCTAATCAAATATAA
- a CDS encoding PA0069 family radical SAM protein, whose translation MNSKSIIRGRGAQRNVPNRFFEHSHVTRDDFLEYCQKEGEAANSNKTLYLETFPKTIVNKVESPDVGMMYSMNVYQGCEHGCIYCYARNTHEYWGYGAGLDFERRILVKKDAPKLLETQLKKKNWKAQPIVMSGNTDCYQPAEKHFEITRKCLEVFLKYKHPVGIITKNALILRDLELLKALAKDNLVGVNISITSLSEDTRRILEPRTATIKKRLETLKTLSEHGIPVNVMLAPIIPSINSHEILPLAKIVAEHGALSIGHTIVRLNGAIGEIFTDWIYKTMPDRADKVLHQIESCHGGSLNDSRYDTRMRGEGKIAEQINNLIKLAKQKYFRDKGFPKLNTDLHEQYKDGQLKLF comes from the coding sequence ATGAACTCCAAATCTATTATAAGAGGTCGAGGAGCACAACGAAATGTGCCCAATCGTTTTTTTGAGCATAGCCATGTAACTCGCGACGATTTTTTGGAATATTGCCAAAAGGAAGGCGAAGCGGCCAATAGTAATAAAACATTGTATTTAGAAACTTTTCCAAAAACCATTGTCAATAAGGTAGAAAGCCCCGATGTGGGCATGATGTATTCCATGAATGTCTATCAAGGTTGCGAGCATGGCTGTATTTATTGCTATGCCCGAAACACGCATGAATATTGGGGTTATGGAGCAGGTTTGGATTTTGAACGCCGTATTTTGGTAAAAAAAGATGCCCCAAAATTATTGGAAACCCAACTGAAGAAGAAAAACTGGAAAGCTCAACCCATTGTGATGTCTGGCAACACCGATTGCTACCAGCCTGCCGAAAAGCACTTTGAAATTACCCGTAAATGTCTGGAAGTGTTTTTAAAGTATAAGCATCCAGTGGGTATTATCACCAAAAACGCTTTGATTTTACGCGATTTAGAACTTTTAAAGGCCTTGGCAAAAGATAATCTGGTTGGAGTTAATATTTCCATTACATCGCTTTCTGAGGATACGCGCCGTATTTTAGAACCGCGAACGGCTACTATAAAAAAACGCTTGGAAACCTTAAAAACCTTGAGCGAACATGGTATTCCAGTTAATGTAATGTTGGCACCCATTATTCCATCGATTAACAGTCACGAAATACTGCCATTGGCTAAAATTGTCGCCGAACATGGGGCTTTATCAATCGGACATACCATTGTGCGTTTAAACGGTGCCATTGGCGAAATATTTACAGATTGGATTTATAAAACGATGCCCGATAGAGCCGATAAAGTGTTACACCAAATAGAAAGTTGTCATGGTGGAAGCCTAAACGACTCACGTTACGATACCCGAATGCGTGGCGAGGGCAAAATAGCAGAACAAATAAACAACTTGATAAAATTGGCCAAGCAAAAATATTTTAGAGATAAGGGTTTTCCAAAACTAAATACCGATTTGCACGAGCAGTACAAAGATGGTCAACTTAAATTGTTTTAA
- a CDS encoding BrxA/BrxB family bacilliredoxin — translation MYPAELVKPMREDLTSVGFEELHTAEAVEAALAKEGTTLVVVNSVCGCAAANARPGAKMSLQNAKKPDHIVTVFAGVDKEAVDTARGHMVPFPPSSPSMALFKNGELVHMLERHHIEGRPAELIAENLVDAYNEHC, via the coding sequence ATGTATCCAGCAGAATTAGTAAAACCTATGCGCGAAGACCTAACAAGCGTTGGTTTTGAAGAATTACATACCGCTGAAGCCGTTGAGGCCGCTTTAGCAAAAGAAGGAACAACATTGGTTGTTGTAAACTCGGTTTGTGGCTGTGCCGCGGCCAATGCACGTCCAGGTGCTAAAATGAGTTTACAGAATGCTAAAAAACCAGACCACATCGTTACGGTTTTTGCCGGTGTAGATAAAGAAGCCGTTGATACGGCTCGTGGCCACATGGTTCCGTTTCCTCCAAGTTCACCTAGTATGGCTTTGTTTAAAAATGGTGAGTTGGTGCACATGCTTGAACGTCACCATATTGAGGGTCGCCCAGCAGAATTGATTGCAGAAAACCTAGTTGATGCCTATAACGAGCACTGCTAA